In Lycium ferocissimum isolate CSIRO_LF1 unplaced genomic scaffold, AGI_CSIRO_Lferr_CH_V1 ctg13896, whole genome shotgun sequence, a single genomic region encodes these proteins:
- the LOC132042181 gene encoding uncharacterized protein LOC132042181, translating to FIFALLALVDDGGLESCSRIGVRVRGGRWVKRVSSLRVGSWNIGTLTGKSIELVKILKKRRINIACVQETKWVGSRAQDVDEYKLWFLGRSRDKNGVGILVDNDLREQVVGVKRVSDRLMTIKLVVGGFILHIISAYAPQAGLGGEEKRLFWEDLDEMMGSIPSTEKLFIGGDFNGHIGSISGGYDDVHGGYGFGDRNGGGVALLDFAKAFELMVANSSFPKREEHLVTFRSSVAKTQIDFLLLRKDDKGLCKGAR from the coding sequence TTTATATTTGCTTTACTGGCTTTGGTAGACGATGGTGGACTAGAGTCATGTTCTCGGATAGGGGTGAGGGTTAGAGGGGGTAGGTGGGTTAAGAGAGTCTCTAGTCTAcgagtagggtcttggaatATTGGGACTCTAACGGGGAAGTCCATCGAactagttaagattcttaagaagaggaggattaatatagcttgtgTCCAGGAGACTAAATGGGTAGGATCCAGGGCTCAAGATGTGGATGAGTATAAGTTATGGTTCTTAGGTAGGTCGAGGGATAAGAATGGGGTAGGTATTTTAGTAGATAATGACTTACGAGAACAGGTGGTAGGGGTTAAGAGAGTCAGCGATAGGTTGATGACGATTAAGCTGGTCGTTGGAGGGTTTATTTTGCACATTATTAGTGCTTACGCGCCGCAAGCGGGCTTGGGCGGAGAGGAGAAAAGACTTTTTTGGGAAGATTTGGACGAGATGATGGGAAGTATACCGTCCACTGAGAAGCTATTCATCGGAGGAGATTTCAATGGGCACATTGGGTCAATTTCAGGGGGATATGACGATGTGCATGGAGGATATGGTTTCGGGGACAGGAACGGAGGAGGAGTTGCACTGTTGGATTTTGCAAAAGCCTTTGAGCTGATGGTGGCCAATTCGAGTTTCCCGAAGAGGGAggagcacttggtaacctttCGTAGTTCGGTGGCTAAGACGCAGATAGACTTTTTACTTCTTAGGAAGGATGATAAAGGTCTTTGTAAAGGCGCAAGGTGA